One Trichoderma atroviride chromosome 7, complete sequence DNA segment encodes these proteins:
- a CDS encoding uncharacterized protein (MEROPS:MER0437468~BUSCO:EOG092D1QZM), producing MRVVLVSGGVISGVGKGIIASSAGLLLKTMGLRVTALKIDPYLNTDAGLLNPLEHGECFVLADGGETDLDLGNYERYLGIQLSNESNMTTGKIYKLVIDKERRGDYLGKTVQVVPHVTDQIQEWVERVAKIPVDSSGEEPDVCIIELGGTVGDIESAPFIEALVQLQHRLGRENFFSIAVSYVPIINGEEKTKPTQHAVKSMRSAGLIPDMVACRCERSLDEDTIRKVARSCQVQYEQVIGVRDMDTIYQVPMLLEQEGLLKLLQKGLALDKVNLSSAQIKQGQNLWGLWKKTVIPEHHLEPVSIALVGKYVTLDDAYLSVRKSLEHSAMRCKRKLNLIPVDSEHLEKDMQTADPIKYHNAWKAVCEANGVIVPGGFGSRGIEGMIEATKWARERKVPFLGICLGLQVAVQEYARNILGYKHATSEEVSGALAEHRFVIFMPEGSKEQMGGTMRLGTRTTHFKPGTEWSKLRAMYEGADVVEERHRHRYEVNPEYIDELEQGGLAITSLDDQGVRVETIEIKDHPFFVGLQAHPELTSKVLSPSPPFLGFVAASAGCLDQITKEINNKKDGLVNGTSGASHF from the exons ATGCGTGTCGTTCTAGTCAGCGGTGGTGTCATTTCCGGCGTGGGCAAAG GCATTATTG ccaGCAGTGCCGGACTTCTCCTCAAGACTATGGGTCTTCGAGTCACA GCCCTGAAAATTGACCCGTACCTCAACACAGACGCCGGATTGCTCAATCCTCTAGA ACATGGCGAATGCTTTGTTCTGGCCGATGGCGGAGAG ACTGATCTGGATCTTGGAAACTACGAGAG ATATCTTGGCATCCAGCTGAGCAATGAGAGCAACATGACGACTGGCAAAATCTACAAGCTCGTCATT GACAAAGAGAGACGCGGAGACTATCTGGGCAAGACCGTTCAAGTGGTGCCCCATGTCACTGATCAGATCCAAGAGTGGGTTGAGCGAGTCGCCAAGATTCCCGTCGATAGCTCTGGAGAGGAGCCCGATGTTTGCATTA TTGAGTTG GGTGGAACTGTTGG TGATATCGAATCCGCACCTTTCATCGAAGCCCTTGTTCAGCTACAGCACAGACTCGGCCGCGAGAACTTCTTCAGCATTGCAGTATCATATGTGCCAATCATCaatggagaggaaaagaCCAAGCCGACTCAACACGCCGTCAAATCGATGCGCAGTGCCGGCTTGATTCCCGACATGGTTGCCTGCCGATGCGAACGATCCCTCGACGAAGACACCATCCGAAAGGTCGCTCGAAGCTGCCAGGTTCAATACGAACAAGTTATCGGTGTGCGAGACATGGACACCATCTACCAGGTTCCTATGCTTCTTGAACAGGAGGGCCTGCTCAAACTCCTCCAGAAGGGTTTGGCTCTTGATAAGGTCAACCTCTCTTCGGCTCAAATCAAGCAAGGCCAGAACCTGTGGGGCCTCTGGAAGAAGACCGTCATCCCTGAACACCACCTCGAGCCTGTCAGCATCGCGTTGGTAGGCAAATACGTCACCCTTGACGATGCATACCTGAGCGTGCGAAAATCGCTTGAGCATTCGGCCATGCGATGCAAGCGCAAGCTGAACCTCATTCCCGTGGACTCTGAGCATCTGGAGAAAGATATGCAGACGGCCGATCCTATCAAGTATCACAACGCCTGGAAGGCTGTCTGCGAGGCTAATGGCGTCATTGTGCCGG GCGGCTTCGGTTCAAGAGGAATTGAGGGAATGATTGAGGCCACCAAGTGGGCTCGCGAGCGCAAGGTGCCTTTCCTTGGAATCTGCCTGGGCCTCCAGGTGGCCGTCCAGGAATATGCTCGCAATATCCTTGGATACAAGCACGCCACCTCCGAGGAGGTTTCAGGTGCCCTTGCAGAGCATCGCTTCGTCATCTTTATGCCTGAAGGCTCCAAAGA aCAAATGGGCGGCACAATGAGACTCGGCACTCGCACAACGCACTTTAAGCCTGGCACCGAATGGAGCAAGCTCCGAGCCATGTACGAGGGCGCCGACGTTGTTGAGGAGCGCCACCGACATCGTTATGAGGTTAACCCCGAATACATCGACGAACTGGAGCAGGGTGGTCTCGCTATCACGTCTCTTGACGATCAAGGAGTGCGAGTCGAGACCATTGAGATCAAGGATCATCCCTTCTTTGTTGG ATTGCAAGCCCATCCCGAACTCACCAGCAAAGTCCTGAGCCCCTCTCCTCCATTCCTCGGATTCGTGGCGGCCAGCGCAGGATGCCTCGACCAAATCACCAAAGAGATCAACAACAAGAAGGATGGACTGGTGAATGGAACTAGTGGCGCTTCCCACTTTTAA
- a CDS encoding uncharacterized protein (SECRETED:SignalP(1-18)~CAZy:GH75) — translation MYSNTLLTLAALGAVTSAFDLPDNLKQIYDNHRSGNCQNALSDAFSGGAVYCGDIPNAIFLKGSSGNYDNMDIDCDGANNSAGACSNDPSGQGETAFKDTVQSFGIDDLDANIHPYVVFGNEGADPSFSPEQFGMQPLSVMAVVCNNQVFYGIWGDTNGFTSTGESAISMGNLCFPNDGLTGDNGHDPKDVLYIGFMGQQAVPGADGANWSAGNTADFENSIKSLGDSLVAGLQA, via the exons ATGTATTCTAATACACTCCTTACTCTCGCCGCTCTTGGCGCCGTTACTTCTGCCTTTGATCTCCCAGACAACTTGAAACAGATATACGATAACCATCGG TCTGGCAACTGCCAAAATGCTCTATCCGATGCCTTCTCAGGCGGCGCAGTCTACTGTGGCGACATTCCCAATGCCATCTTTTTAAAGGGATCCAGCGGCAACTACGATAACATGGACATTGACTGCGATGGCGCTAATAACTCTGCCGGCGCCTGCTCAAATGACCCCAGCGGCCAAGGCGAGACCGCTTTCAAGGATACTGTCCAGAGCTTTGGCATTGATGACTTGGACGCCAACATTCACCCATACGTCGTATTTGGAAATGAGGGCGCTGATCCCTCATTTTCGCCCGAGCAGTTCGGAATGCAACCCTTGAGTGTCATGGCTGTCGTCTGCAACAACCAAGTC TTTTACGGAATCTGGGGCGACACCAACGGCTTCACTTCCACCGGCGAATCGGCCATTTCTATGGGCAACCTTTGCTTTCCCAATGATGGCCTCACCGGTGATAACGGCCACGATCCCAAGGATGTCTTGTATATCGGCTTCATGGGCCAGCAGGCAGTCCCAGGCGCTGACGGCGCTAACTGGAGCGCTGGAAACACGGCGGATTTTGAGAACAGCATCAAGAGCCTTGGAGATAGCCTTGTTGCTGGTCTCCAGGCATAG
- a CDS encoding uncharacterized protein (TransMembrane:13 (o57-76i122-141o153-173i185-208o214-235i264-290o302-321i342-367o379-397i404-423o435-453i465-483o546-565i)) yields the protein MSTNAVVPDAEKAADPVVNGHEQSADQSAADLVKNIKSPGVSRIEAISGAITTLDRYFIFFSVFLVAYCYGLDGTLRYTYQPYATGSFDSHSQLSTVNVLRAVIAAAAQPTSAKIADVFGRVELICVSVFFYVIGTVIEASATNMATYAGGNVIYQVGYTMIMLLVEVIIADITSTRARLFFSYIPALPFIINTWCSGNIATAVLGVTTWKWGIGMWCIIYPVCALPLIVSLSLVGHRAKKQGRLVNYRSSFELLGLKNLIVELFWLLDVIGIILLIAVFALILVPFTLAGGVHSEWRTAHIIAPLVIGFCCIPFFVYWELKAPHPLVPFALMKDRSVWAPMGIAVCLNFAWTMQGDFLYTVLVVAFNFSITTATRVTSLYSFVSVIIGALLGIVVYKVRRLKIFVIMGTCLFMVAFGLLIHYRGAVSGSSRAGVIGAQVVLGVAGGLFPYTAQASIQVGLKHENLAVITGLYLAVYNIGSALGNTVSGALWTQLLPKTLENRLANINSTLAAEVYGNPLMAVIPYPPGTPERDAIVDAYQHIQRLLTITGICICIPLIAFSLLIRNPRLTSEQTLASDSDVEETQQRAEK from the coding sequence ATGTCTACCAACGCCGTGGTTCCTGACGCGGAAAAGGCCGCTGATCCCGTCGTCAACGGCCATGAGCAGAGCGCAGACCAGTCTGCTGCCGATCTGGTCAAGAATATCAAGTCGCCGGGAGTCTCCCGCATCGAGGCCATCTCAGGTGCCATCACCACTCTTGATCGctacttcatcttcttcagcgtcttcctcgtcgccTACTGCTACGGCCTCGACGGCACGCTGAGATACACCTACCAGCCCTATGCCACCGGCTCGTTCGACAGCCACTCCCAGCTCTCGACCGTCAATGTCCTCCGCGCCGTCATTGCAGCGGCGGCCCAGCCCACGTcggccaagattgccgacGTCTTTGGCCGTGTCGAGCTGATTTGCGtgtccgtcttcttctatgTCATCGGCACAGTCATCGAGGCCTCGGCCACCAACATGGCGACGTATGCCGGCGGCAACGTCATCTACCAGGTGGGCTACACCATGATCATGCTGCTGGTCGAGgtcatcatcgccgacaTCACGTCCACGCGCGCccggctcttcttcagctacATCCCCGCGCtgcccttcatcatcaacacgTGGTGCAGCGGCAACATCGCAACCGCCGTGCTGGGCGTCACGACCTGGAAATGGGGCATCGGCATGTGGTGCATCATCTACCCCGTCTGCGCGCTGCCGCTCATCGTCAGCCTCTCGCTGGTGGGACACCGGGCCAAGAAGCAGGGCCGTCTCGTCAACTACCGCTCGTCGtttgagcttctcggcctcAAGAACCTCATCGTCGAGCTGttctggctgctggacgtcatcggcatcatcctcctcattgCCGTCTTCGCCCTCATCCTGGTGCCCTTTACGCTGGCTGGCGGAGTCCACAGCGAATGGCGCACCGCTCACATCATCGCACCGCTCGTCATTGGCTTTTGCTGCATCCCCTTCTTTGTCTACTGGGAGCTCAAGGCGCCGCACCCGCTGGTTCCCTTTGCCCTCATGAAGGACCGCTCTGTGTGGGCGCCCATGGGCATCGCCGTCTGCCTCAACTTTGCGTGGACGATGCAGGGCGACTTTCTCTACACCGTCCTGGTTGTTGCCTTCAACTTTTCAATCACCACTGCGACCCGAGTGACGTCGCTGTACTCGTTTGTCAGCGTCATCATCGGAGCCCTCCTCGGCATAGTGGTTTACAAAGTCCGTCGTCTTAaaatcttcgtcatcatggGAACTTGTCTGTTCATGGTGGCTTTTGGACTGCTCATCCATTACCGTGGAGCTGTTTCGGGCTCTAGCCGAGCCGGTGTCATTGGCGCTCAGGTTGTTCTGGGTGTTGCCGGCGGTCTCTTCCCATATACCGCTCAGGCGTCTATTCAGGTCGGCCTGAAGCATGAAAACTTGGCTGTCATTACGGGTCTCTACTTGGCCGTTTACAACATCGGATCTGCTCTGGGAAATACCGTGTCTGGAGCCTTGTGGACTCAGCTGCTCCCCAAGACTTTGGAGAACCGGCTGGCAAACATCAACTCCACGCTGGCAGCCGAAGTCTATGGCAATCCTCTCATGGCCGTCATTCCCTACCCTCCGGGCACGCCTGAGAGAGACGCCATTGTCGATGCCTACCAGCATATCCAGCGCCTTCTCACAATCAccggcatctgcatctgcattccTCTCATTGCCTTTTCTCTGCTCATTCGCAATCCTCGTCTCACAAGCGAGCAGACCTTGGCCTCCGACTCTGACGTCGAAGAGACACAGCAGCGCGCGGAGAAATAA
- a CDS encoding uncharacterized protein (EggNog:ENOG41~CAZy:CE4~SECRETED:SignalP(1-22)): protein MLHHCWALYAALVATWVLVTSALEDYDHSTSHLEKRYPKSEDGRCGVNFGTRCEDDEGCSAEGWCGTGYSYCSAPACQLEYGPYCDANRRPLGANTEDWPRPHVGDVPYGQAIFNCKKPGTVALTFDDGPWKYTEQLLDVLEEYNVKATFFITGRNLGKGAINDPELDWARLIHRMKADGHQIASHTNEDVDEWLGELGYHVTYFDLDTQGYLHDSEDEIEECKNIVDKAFTNKDLETDSYLHIEHDTVYETVSTLVSYTIDALYHAGFTAVTVGQCLDDPEENWYRWPDHEDKKRSLEALEERAPHHFNQTLGTRNHTNGTSTNKVSESNQHSSSRHFRLQPFKPQPSVKESRLTLNQALSHPASRLFGKSFPLRQLPFNETRCGAEFASISCERNQIEKCCSKAGWCGSTGEHCLDGCQEEFGRCASPLMPDH from the exons ATGCTTCACCACTGCTGGGCTCTTTATGCGGCGCTTGTAGCTACTTGGGTCCTAGTCACCTCGGCCTTGGAAGATTATGATCACTCGACATCACATTTAGAGAAGCGCTATCCCAAGAGCGAAGACGGCCGCTGTGGTGTTAATTTTGGCACACGTtgcgaggatgacgagggcTGCTCGGCTGAGGG GTGGTGCGGAACAGGATACTCGTATTGCTCTGCTCCCGCATGCCAGCTTGAATATGGCCCTTACTGTGACGCAAACAGGCGGCCACTCGGAGCAAATACTGAAGATTGGCCACGCCCTCATGTAGGCGACGTGCCATATGGACAAGCCATTTTTAACTGTAAAAAGCCCGGCACTGTTGCATTGACTTTTGATGATGGCCCGTGGAAATATACCGAGCAACTGCTCGACGTGTTGGAG GAATACAATGTCAAGGCTACCTTTTTCATTACAGGCCGAAATCTCGGTAAAGGAGCAATCAATGACCCTGAGCTTGATTGGGCCCGCCTCATTCACCGAATGAAGGCGGATGGCCACCAAATCGCTAGTCATAC CAATGAGGACGTGGACGAGTGGCTCGGCGAGCTGGGATACCACGTCACCTACTTTGATCTGGATACACAGGGCTATCTACACGATAGCGAAGATGAAATTGAAGAATGCAAGAACATTGTTGACAAGGCCTTTACAAATAAAGACTTGGAGACCGACAGCTACTTGCACATTGAGCATGACACAGTATACGAGACGGTGTCTACTCTGGTATCATACACCATCGACGCTCTCTATCACGCCGGATTCACAGCAGTAACTGTTGGCCAGTGTCTGGATGACCCAGAAGAAAACTGGTATCGCTGGCCAGACCATGAGGATAAGAAGCGTTCGCTCGAAGCGCTGGAAGAACGCGCTCCTCACCATTTTAACCAAACTTTGGGCACTCGGAATCACACAAACGGAACTTCCACCAATAAAGTTTCTGAGTCCAATCAGCATTCCTCTTCCAGGCATTTCCGCCTCCAACCTTTCAAGCCTCAGCCATCGGTGAAAGAATCTCGCCTTACACTCAACCAAGCTCTCTCTCACCCCGCCAGTCGTCTTTTCGGCAAGTCATTCCCTCTTCGCCAACTGCCATTCAATGAGACTCGTTGCGGCGCCGAGTTTGCCAGTATCTCATGCGAACGCAATCAGATTGAGAAATGCTGTTCAAAGGCTGGCTGGTGCGGATCTACCGGAGAGCATTGTCTTGACGGCTGCCAGGAGGAGTTTGGTCGCTGTGCCAGCCCATTGATGCCTGATCATTGA
- a CDS encoding uncharacterized protein (EggNog:ENOG41), with protein sequence MSQRKTGRKFPMPPAKVACLHCRSARTRCDGEQPCYGCKIRDQVCSYIPSKRGGSRRKRVRKEHVNEDEISRPPPTQQVLTLESIKNLAIPGAGLKRPETIEQQDGTLSIASLAGGHGARVYENAQEILNAYYIFIHPYFPLLPLPKRRLTPDCPIPWPLAEAKKALPNLSESPLSLALSAILALIPLPQEAHCSSAACVSFRKSLAQRFVQAALQCIDADSEFLDFISDHHVGSAAVTGRSSIPRDPLHPQAPVELESILALLLLSNYEHTERANLLKMTARASQALIIAKNMSLHRLGLENDGFSEAKRRAWWMTYFCAHLCSVVRQSACLNIDDDSQFTTPYPRFECDPEAWLIFLDALRIGVASVKFTSSYNEQLNSHAEMSSINEQMKLLDSWVLQVSHRAENHVPVSGSVELDPAYESATAQVMRRLSRIRLSSTRIRLHRFQAFSDTPLFSANHCDLKTTNSFNTSANISNETNIAPYDILQSPAFTYDQSTEICVSSALTIARQLQRLPFPSTSNGITSPRAMPTCTCCAMQASYVLLMQFYKLHAARAQPILFGDLSQDTERTVDELRHGLEDIISSMNNFATAFEAIAGMRDEIEIAFRIAFPG encoded by the exons ATGTCACAGAGAAAGACGGGGAGAAAGTTCCCGATGCCGCCGGCAAAGGTCGCATGTTTGCATTG CCGGTCAGCGAGAACGCGCTGCGACGGCGAACAACCATGCTATGGC TGTAAGATAAGAGATCAGGTTTGTTCCTACATCCCCAGCAAAAGGGGCGGCTCACGGAGGAAGCGCGTCCGGAAAGAACACGTAAACGAGGATGAGATATCAAGGCCACCTCCAACTCAAC AAGTTCTCACTCTTGAAAGCATTAAAAACCTTGCCATTCCAGGAGCCGGCCTAAAGCGACCAGAAACAATTGAACAACAGGACGGAACCCTTTCAATAGCCAGTCTGGCCGGCGGTCATGGAGCTAGAGTATATGAAAATGCACAAGAGAT ACTAAACGCTTATTACATCTTCATTCATCCTTATTTCCCATTACTCCCTCTGCCGAAACGTCGCCTAACACCTGATTGCCCTATTCCTTGGCCACTAGCGGAAGCAAAGAAGGCTCTTCCGAATTTATCAGAATCACCTCTTAGTCTCGCCCTTTCTGCCATACTTGCTCTTATTCCCTTGCCACAAGAGGCGCACTGTTCCTCGGCGGCATGTGTCTCTTTTCGAAAATCTCTCGCCCAAAGATTTGTACAAGCGGCACTGCAGTGCATCGACGCTGATTCGGAATTCCTTGATTTTATTTCAGACCATCATGTGGGCTCAGCGGCCGTCACTGGGCGGTCCTCAATACCTCGGGACCCTCTTCATCCACAAGCACCGGTAGAGCTGGAAAGTATCTTAGCACTGCTTCTCTTGAGCAACTATGAGCACACTGAACGAGCCAATTTGCTGAAAATGACAGCCCGAGCAAGCCAAGCTTTGATAATCGCAAAGAACATGTCTCTCCATCGATTGGGACTCGAAAATGACGGGTTTTCTgaagcaaagagaagggCTTGGTGGATGACCTACTTTTGCGCGCATCTGTGCTCCGTAGTTCGACAAAGC GCATGTTTAAAtatcgacgacgacagccaATTCACAACACCATATCCACGATTCGAATGCGATCCAGAA GCATGGTTAATCTTCCTCGATGCTCTGCGAATCGGGGTAGCAAGTGTCAAGTTTACGTCCAGCTATAACGAACAACTTAACTCACACGCGGAAATGTCCTCTATTAACGAACAGATGAAATTACTTGACAGCTGGGTTCTACAAGTCTCTCATCGCGCAGAGAACCACGTACCCGTCTCAGGCTCCGTGGAACTTGATCCTGCATACGAGTCCGCTACTGCGCAAGTAATGCGACGACTTTCACGAATCAGATTATCTAG CACGAGAATTCGCCTCCATCGATTTCAAGCCTTTTCGGATACCCCCCTCTTCAGCGCGAATCACTGTGATCTCAAGACAACAAATAGCTTCAATACGTCCGCCAACATCTCAAATGAGACGAATATTGCTCCATACGATATTCTCCAATCCCCTGCTTTCACTTACGATCAGTCGACCGAGATTTGTGTGTCATCCGCGTTAACAATCGCAAGACAGTTACAAAGACTACCCTTCCCTAGCACATCCAACGGGATAACTAGTCCTCGGGCAATGCCTACATGCACATGTTGTGCTATGCAAGCTAGTTACGTCTTACTGATGCAATTCTATAAACTTCACGCCGCCCGTGCTCAGCCGATACTATTCGGAGATCTGTCCCAAGATACAGAGCGCACAGTTGACGAACTTCGGCATGGTTTAGAAGATATCATTTCTTCAATGAACAATTTTGCAACTGCATTTGAAGCAATTGCGGGAATGCGAG ATGAAATCGAGATTGCCTTTCGTATTGCTTTTCCAGGGTAA
- a CDS encoding uncharacterized protein (CAZy:AA3): MTTHKPGTEYDVIIAGGGTAACIVAGRLAKADPNLSILIVERGTNNLNDPNVVNPSRYLTHLTPNSKTTIIYKGNKSEALNGRSPLVPSGGILGGGSSVNFTMYTRAAGADFDSWKTEGWDAKSLIPYARKLETYHLDHPDVDKSVHGHDGPINVSFGSYSAKRIQDDFMAGAAAIGLPEITDLQDFTSVDGISRYLRYVSPDGKRQDTAHRYVHPLMASGEYPNLHLLLESKVSRVIFEGNRAVGVEWVPNPDYQPLTNLTRSEPSIIRARKLVVVSSGALGTPSVLERSGVGNAELLKKLDIPVIADVPGVGEEYQDHNLIFYTYKTSLKPGETLDDLHRGQLDFEEAIKTKNPILGWNGVDIAAKFRPTEEEVAQLGEEFQEHWNRDFKEQKTRPLMLLAIVSSYLGDYKTLPEEQEDGPHQYISIGMYTGYPYARGDIHITSKDPEAAPSFNTGFFSNNVDVTKQIWAYKKQREIFRRVNSVTGEVASGHPSFPEGSKAGLRKSREVAEGFNSLEERKKLPPIEYTKEDDKAIEDYLRSNIETTWHSIGTCKMALKEKGGVVDKNLNVYGTVGLKICDISIAPENVSANTNNTALIIGEKGADIIIRELGLLN, translated from the exons ATGACTACTCACAAACCGGGAACCGAATATGACGTTATAATTGCCGGCG GTGGCACCGCTGCTTGCATTGTGGCTGGTCGACTCGCTAAAGCAGATCCCAACTTGTCGATCCTCATCGTGGAACGTGGCACGAATAATCTCAATGACCCCAACGTCGTCAACCCCTCCAGATATCTCACTCATCTTACTCCGAATTCCAAGACGACGATTATCTACAAAGGAAACAAGTCAGAGGCTCTCAATGGACGCTCGCCTCTCGTGCCCTCCGGAGGCATACTGGGAGGAGGCTCGTCCGTCAACTTCACCATGTATACTCGAG CCGCGGGCGCCGACTTTGACTCTTGGAAGACCGAAGGCTGGGATGCGAAAAGCCTGATTCCTTATGCTAGAAAGCTAGAGACATATCACCTTGACCATCCCGACGTGGACAAGTCCGTACATGGCCACGATGGACCAATTAACGTGTCATTTGGCTCTTACAGCGCCAAACGCATCCAAGACGATTTCATGGCCGGTGCTGCGGCCATTGGCCTTCCTGAAATCACCGATTTGCAAGATTTTACGTCTGTTGATGGAATATCTCGCTATCTTCGCTATGTTTCGCCCGACGGCAAACGGCAAGACACGGCTCATCGCTATGTCCACCCTCTCATGGCTTCTGGAGAATATCccaatcttcatcttctgctcGAGAGCAAAGTTAGCCGTGTCATTTTTGAGGGAAACCGAGCTGTGGGCGTGGAATGGGTGCCAAACCCAGACTACCAGCCCTTGACTAATCTGACTCGAAGTGAGCCATCGATTATCAGAGCAAGgaagctggtggtggtgtccTCGGGAGCTCTCGGCACGCCAAGTGTTCTTGAGAGATCGGGAGTTGGCAATgctgagcttctcaagaagctggacaTTCCTGTCATCGCCGATGTACCAGGCGTTGGCGAGGAATACCAAGATCATAACCTCATATTTTATACTTACAAGACTTCGCTGAAGCCTGGTGAGACACTGGATGATCTGCACAGAGGCCAATTGGATTTTGAAGAGGCTATCAAGACGAAGAACCCAATTCTGGGCTGGAACGGCGTTGATATTGCAGCCAAGTTCCGCCCAACCGAGGAAGAAGTGGCCCAGCTAGGCGAAGAATTCCAAGAGCACTGGAATCGCGACttcaaagagcaaaagacaaGGCCCTTGATGCTCTTGGCAATTGTCAGCTCCTACTTGGGTGACTACAAGACTTTACCGGAAGAACAAGAGGATGGCCCTCATCAGTACATCTCCATCGGTATGTACACGGGATATCCCTACGCCCGAGGCGACATCCACATCACTTCCAAAGATCCCGAGGCGGCGCCTTCTTTCAAcactggcttcttctccaataATGTGGACGTGACGAAGCAGATTTGGGCGTACAAGAAGCAGCGAGAAATATTTCGTCGCGTAAACTCGGTTACTGGCGAAGTTGCCTCGGGACATCCGAGCTTCCCTGAAGGTAGCAAGGCCGGTCTTCGGAAGAGTCGTGAAGTTGCAGAGGGCTTCAACTCTCttgaggagagaaagaagctgcctCCTATTGAGTATACTAAGGAAGATGATAAAGCTATCGAGGATTACCTCCGGTCTAACATTGAAACAACTTGGCATTCTATCGGAACGTGCAAAATGGCTCTAAAGGAGAAGGGCGGTGTTGTGGACAAGAATCTCAACGTTTACGGCACAGTAGGGCTAAAGATTTGCG ATATCTCAATTGCACCTGAGAATGTTTCCGCCAATACAAACAACACGGCCCTCATCATTGGCGAAAAGGGAGCGGACATAATAATCAGGGAGCTTGGACTTCTCAATTAA